One stretch of Thermococcus sp. MAR1 DNA includes these proteins:
- the thrC gene encoding threonine synthase: MKLICPVCGKTYDKPVQRCECGESVEFERFRGEPYIGRSVWERFWDFWPVEPTLEFSLGEGDTPLVKSKLGEELGVKLYLKNETINPTWSFKDRGTFLAMSHALKAGYKTVGTVSTGNMAASVSAYASRFGLKAKILVSQSASDEKLKAISVYGGEVIRVLGDYGRLYFESLAIGEKLGVYFINSDNPFRIEGYKGIAFEIAEELTPDYVLIPTSSGGLFRGIAKGFIELHESGLIDTVPALIAVQAEGCSPMCTAFSEGKARIERFENPKTIAKAIANPYPPSGNAVLKLLKEFGWKCVSVSDDEILEAQKKLAKEGLFVQPASATGIAALKKMNLPEGAKVVSILTGSGLKTLKGTRAGRIWECPLEGLEGCLH; this comes from the coding sequence ATGAAGCTTATCTGTCCCGTCTGCGGGAAAACCTACGATAAACCGGTTCAGAGGTGCGAATGCGGTGAATCGGTTGAGTTTGAAAGGTTCAGGGGCGAACCGTACATAGGAAGGAGCGTCTGGGAGCGGTTCTGGGACTTCTGGCCGGTGGAACCAACACTGGAGTTCTCCCTCGGCGAGGGTGACACACCCCTTGTGAAGTCGAAGCTTGGCGAAGAGCTTGGAGTGAAGCTCTACCTCAAAAACGAGACAATAAACCCGACGTGGAGCTTCAAGGACAGGGGGACGTTCCTGGCAATGAGCCACGCCCTAAAGGCCGGCTACAAAACCGTTGGAACGGTCTCAACCGGCAACATGGCAGCGAGCGTTTCGGCTTACGCTTCCCGCTTTGGGCTGAAGGCCAAAATCCTCGTCTCCCAAAGTGCCAGCGACGAGAAGCTCAAGGCCATCTCCGTCTATGGTGGAGAGGTCATTAGGGTTCTTGGCGACTACGGGAGGCTCTACTTCGAGAGCTTGGCTATAGGAGAAAAGCTCGGAGTCTATTTCATCAACTCGGACAACCCCTTCAGGATTGAGGGCTACAAGGGCATTGCCTTCGAGATAGCGGAAGAGCTGACACCGGACTACGTTCTAATTCCGACCAGCTCGGGTGGACTCTTCAGGGGAATCGCCAAGGGCTTTATCGAGCTTCACGAGAGCGGGCTCATCGATACAGTTCCAGCACTCATAGCGGTTCAGGCCGAGGGCTGTTCGCCAATGTGCACGGCCTTCAGCGAGGGAAAAGCCAGAATCGAGCGCTTTGAGAACCCGAAGACGATAGCAAAGGCCATAGCCAACCCCTACCCGCCGAGCGGGAACGCGGTTCTGAAACTGCTGAAGGAGTTCGGCTGGAAATGCGTTTCAGTGAGCGACGATGAAATCCTTGAAGCCCAGAAGAAGCTGGCCAAGGAAGGGCTCTTCGTCCAGCCGGCGAGCGCGACGGGGATAGCGGCCCTCAAAAAGATGAATCTGCCGGAGGGCGCGAAGGTCGTTTCCATACTCACGGGTTCGGGCCTCAAGACCCTGAAGGGGACACGGGCGGGTAGAATATGGGAATGTCCGCTTGAGGGACTGGAAGGATGTCTACATTGA